In a genomic window of Stegostoma tigrinum isolate sSteTig4 chromosome 43, sSteTig4.hap1, whole genome shotgun sequence:
- the LOC125448940 gene encoding probable G-protein coupled receptor 139 — protein MHGAIKGLFFAICYPVIAVIGVPANLLVIVILSQGRCGLSKCITCYLLAIAAYDFLVIIISVILNRIGRIYFMYTVLSTTQVCRLIAVLVHSTRDGSVWLTVAFTIDRFVAICCQNLKIRYCTEKTASLVIGTVCILTCIKNMPLYFIYKPLYTIRGVPWFCNIRSTYYTSPVWQAYDMLDPILIPIFPFVLIFLLNALTVKHILVANRSRQRLRGVDNRQDPEIMNRKRSIVLLFAISLSFILLWATQVGRFLYVRIRGVDYFNSQNFNDPQYILSETTNMLQLLSSCNNVFIYAVSQNKFREELKVLVKYPFTIHRSLFKR, from the coding sequence CCAATTTGCTGGTAATTGTAATCCTATCCCAAGGACGTTGTGGGCTCTCCAAATGCATCACATGCTATCTGTTGGCGATAGCTGCCTATGATTTTCTCGTCATAATAATTTCCGTAATCCTAAACAGGATTGGCCGCATTTACTTTATGTACACTGTCTTGTCAACCACCCAAGTGTGTCGCCTTATTGCTGTGCTGGTGCACAGCACGCGGGATGGCTCAGTCTGGCTGACAGTGGCCTTCACCATCGATCGTTTTGTTGCCATTTGCTGCCAGAACCTGAAGATCAGATACTGCACTGAAAAAACTGCGTCATTGGTCATTGGAACAGTCTGCATCCTGACCTGCATCAAGAATATGCCTTTATACTTCATCTACAAGCCTTTGTACACAATTAGGGGAGTACCCTGGTTCTGCAATATTAGGTCCACCTATTACACATCTCCTGTCTGGCAGGCATACGACATGCTAGACCCTATCTTAATCCCCATCTTCCCATTCGTTCTCATTTTTCTTCTCAATGCTTTGACTGTAAAGCACATTTTAGTGGCCAACAGATCCCGTCAGAGGCTTCGAGGTGTTGATAATCGTCAAGATCCTGAGATTATGAATCGCAAGAGATCCATTGTTTTGCTTTTCGCTATCTCGCTCAGCTTCATCCTCCTGTGGGCGACACAGGTTGGGCGTTTCCTTTACGTACGAATTAGAGGTGTGGATTATTTCAACAGCCAGAATTTCAATGACCCACAGTACATACTTTCAGAGACGACTAATATGCTCCAGCTACTCAGCTCCTGCAACAACGTTTTTATCTATGCCGTGTCTCAGAATAAGTTTAGAGAGGAGctaaaggtgttggtgaagtatcCCTTCACCATCCATAGGAGTTTATTCAAAAGatag